A window of the Hevea brasiliensis isolate MT/VB/25A 57/8 chromosome 6, ASM3005281v1, whole genome shotgun sequence genome harbors these coding sequences:
- the LOC110640990 gene encoding rust resistance kinase Lr10 — MDSCSVEMITLFPFAARKVSFIEIHKDLAFGFQLSWFDGLHCVNCPNGCYLENNSNHVHCIKWKGPIDVGFGLRIWLPKIMHVGGIVVGMFLAARASCGTPLLMAFLTYKWRRRHLSGYDTIEEFLQSHNNLMPIRYSYSDIKKITGGFKEKLGEGGFGSVYKGKLRSGKLAAIKVLNKSKTNGQDFINEVATIGRIHHTNVVQLIGFCAERSKQALIYEFMSNGSLNNYMCHQEGSISLSWEKLCEISLGVAYGIEYLHQGCDMQILHFDIKPHNILLDENFTPKISDFGLAKFYPTKGNIASLTAARGTIGYMAPELFYKNIGRLSYKADVYSFGMLILEMADKRKNVNAVAEHLSEDYYPFWVHDQLSRGNLAIEDTTEEENIIARKMILTGLWCIQMQPCDRPPMNKVVEMLEGDLESLELPPRPVLFPIGSVTTDGGELSSKLGDFTESSSLIENPS, encoded by the exons ATGGACTCGTGCAGCGTGGAGATGATCACTCTGTTTCCATTTGCTGCAAGGAAGGTGTCCTTCATTGAAATTCACAAAGATCTGGCATTTGGGTTCCAGCTTTCATGGTTCGATGGCCTCCACTGTGTTAATTGTCCAAATGGTTGCTACCTGGAGAACAACAGCAATCATGTTCATTGCATAAAATGGAAAG GTCCCATTGACGTAGGATTTGGACTCAGAA TTTGGCTCCCAAAGATCATGCATGTTGGTGGTATTGTTGTTG GAATGTTTCTTGCTGCAAGAGCTTCATGTGGGACTCCATTATTAATGGCATTTCTTACTTATAAATGGCGAAGAAGGCATTTATCAGGGTATGACACTATTGAAGAATTCTTACAGAGCCACAATAACCTTATGCCAATAAGATATTCCTACTCAGACATTAAGAAGATTACTGGAGGTTTCAAGGAAAAGTTAGGAGAAGGAGGCTTTGGTTCTGTGTATAAAGGAAAGCTTCGTAGCGGTAAATTGGCTGCGATAAAGGTACTAAATAAATCTAAAACTAATGGACAAGATTTTATCAATGAAGTTGCTACTATTGGGAGGATTCACCATACTAATGTTGTACAATTAATTGGCTTTTGTGCTGAGAGATCAAAGCAAGCTCTTATATACGAATTCATGTCTAATGGGTCTCTTAATAATTATATGTGTCATCAAGAAGGATCTATTTCTTTAAGTTGGGAAAAACTTTGTGAGATTTCCCTTGGAGTGGCCTACGGCATTGAATATCTGCACCAAGGTTGTGACATGCAAATCCTTCATTTTGACATCAAACCTCACAACATTCTTCTTGATGAAAATTTTACGCCAAAGATTTCAGATTTTGGTCTTGCTAAATTTTATCCAACAAAGGGGAACATTGCATCTCTTACAGCTGCAAGGGGAACAATAGGATATATGGCACCAGAATTATTCTACAAAAACATTGGACGTCTCTCATACAAAGCAGATGTATATAGTTTTGGAATGTTAATTCTAGAAATGGCAGACAAAAGGAAGAATGTAAATGCAGTTGCTGAACATTTAAGTGAAGATTACTACCCATTTTGGGTTCATGACCAACTCTCTAGAGGAAATTTAGCAATAGAAGACACAACAGAGGAGGAAAACATAATAGCTAGGAAAATGATTTTAACAGGATTATGGTGCATACAGATGCAACCATGTGATCGTCCTCCAATGAACAAAGTTGTAGAGATGCTTGAAGGAGATTTGGAAAGTCTAGAATTGCCTCCCAGACCTGTTCTATTTCCTATTGGCTCAGTGACTACAGATGGAGGAGAATTATCATCAAAATTAGGTGATTTTACAGAATCAAGTAGCTTGATTGAAAATCCAAGTTAA